From the Companilactobacillus ginsenosidimutans genome, the window AGGAACAGGAATCTTGCTCGAAAATATTGAAAAACATAAGAAATATTAAGGTGTAAAATGAAACGAGATTTTGGGAAAGAATATCGTCGTGATATTTTTAAAAAGATAGGATGGGTTATATTGTTTATGCTCGTCTTTTTCATTTTAGGTATGTTGATTGGTTCAGGTTTGGGTGGATCTAACCCGTTAGCAGTATTATGGCCTGGTACCTGGATTCATATGTTCGACTTCTTAAGATAAAATGATAAAGAAAATTTTAATCGGATTAGTTCGAATGTACCAGAAATTTATATCACCCGTACTACCACCGAGCTGCAGATATTATCCAACTTGTTCAAGTTATTTTATTTCAGCGGTACAGAAACATGGTGCTATTTTAGGATCAATCATGGGGACTGCGAGAATTTTGCGATGCAATCCCTTTGTTCGTGGTGGAGTAGATCCAGTTCCTGATAATTTTACGATTTTTAGGAACCCTCATCCTGAGGATTATGAGGATGAAATAATAGCAAAAAAATTTCATAGTAAAGAATAGGAAAATTTAATGGCCAGAAAGAATAAACCCATTGAAGTTAATCTAAAGGATGTAAGTGATAGTCCCGAGACGTATGAATTATGGGATGGAAAAAAATATATTGGTACGATTCGCAAAGATGGCGACCGCTATTTGTCATTTGTTGAGAGTAACGACACTCCGTTTAAATCAGTCAAGTTAGATGACGCAATAAACGAATTGTTAATGCAATATAATCTACATAATCATTAATAGGTGTTAAAATGCAAATGAGGAATAATAATAAAGAAAATGATCTAGAATCACGGATAGATTATGGAATTATTTTTTCAGTTATGATGCTAGCAATTATTGGTGTTATGTCCATTTATGTGGCTACCATCCATGATTCACAGAATCCACTGAAAAACGTAATTACACAAATATTTTGGTATGCGATTGGTGCTGTGATTGTTGCAGTGGTCATGCAGTTTGATGCTGAACAACTTTGGCAGGTCGCAAATTACGCGTATTACGCGGGGCTGGCGCTGTTACTGTTAGTCCTGATTTTCTATAGTCGAGCCTATTTTGTACAGACTGGTGCTAAAAGTTGGTTTGCATTAGGTTCATTGACATTTCAGCCTTCTGAAGTCATGAAACCCGCCTACATTCTGATGATGGGAAAAGTCATCACAATGCATAATAGCGAATATCACGTCCATACATTAAGAACTGATTTTGTTCTGTTGGGTAAACTACTACTATGGACTGCACCAGTAATTATTTTATTAAAATTACAAAATGATTTTGGTACATTATTAGTTTTCATCGCTATTTTAGGTGGAATGGTTCTAGTTTCAGGAATTGACTGGCGTATCATTGGGACTGTCTTTGGTGTTGTTGCGGTTGTGGGTATTGTTGCCTTAACACTCGCAGGAACCGATTGGGGACGCCCAATTCTAATGCATTTAGGTTTCAAATCATATCAATTTAACCGTATCGATAGTTGGTTGAATCCATCACAGGATACAACTGAAAATGGGTATCAGATATGGCAAAATATGAAGGCAATCGGATCTGGGCAACTCTTTGGAAAAGGTTTTAATGTTTCCAATGTCTATGTACCAGTTCGTGAGTCAGATATGATTTTCTCTGTCATTGCAGAGAACTTTGGTTTCATTGGTTCATGTGTATTGATACTGTTGTATTTCTTATTAATCTACCAAATGGTTCAGGTTACTTTTGATACAAAGAACGAGTTTTATGCATATGTTTCGACCGGTGTTATCATGATGATTTTGTTCCACGTTTTTGAAAACATTGGTATGAGTGTTGGACTTCTACCACTAACTGGTATTCCTTTACCATTTATTTCGCAAGGTGGTTCTGCCTTACTTGGTAATATGATTGGTATTG encodes:
- a CDS encoding DUF2969 domain-containing protein; this translates as MARKNKPIEVNLKDVSDSPETYELWDGKKYIGTIRKDGDRYLSFVESNDTPFKSVKLDDAINELLMQYNLHNH
- the yidD gene encoding membrane protein insertion efficiency factor YidD; this encodes MKKILIGLVRMYQKFISPVLPPSCRYYPTCSSYFISAVQKHGAILGSIMGTARILRCNPFVRGGVDPVPDNFTIFRNPHPEDYEDEIIAKKFHSKE
- a CDS encoding FtsW/RodA/SpoVE family cell cycle protein — protein: MQMRNNNKENDLESRIDYGIIFSVMMLAIIGVMSIYVATIHDSQNPLKNVITQIFWYAIGAVIVAVVMQFDAEQLWQVANYAYYAGLALLLLVLIFYSRAYFVQTGAKSWFALGSLTFQPSEVMKPAYILMMGKVITMHNSEYHVHTLRTDFVLLGKLLLWTAPVIILLKLQNDFGTLLVFIAILGGMVLVSGIDWRIIGTVFGVVAVVGIVALTLAGTDWGRPILMHLGFKSYQFNRIDSWLNPSQDTTENGYQIWQNMKAIGSGQLFGKGFNVSNVYVPVRESDMIFSVIAENFGFIGSCVLILLYFLLIYQMVQVTFDTKNEFYAYVSTGVIMMILFHVFENIGMSVGLLPLTGIPLPFISQGGSALLGNMIGIGLVMSMRFHHKSYMFENGSFKQR
- a CDS encoding DNA-directed RNA polymerase subunit beta, producing MLVFFILGMLIGSGLGGSNPLAVLWPGTWIHMFDFLR